In Leptospira sp. WS58.C1, a single genomic region encodes these proteins:
- a CDS encoding beta-galactosidase — MIFGADYYPEQWTPKDWEEDIRIMKGMGLSRVRLAEFSWALVEPKEGKFDFSFWKKMLDLFQKHKMDVILGTPTATFPPWLAKKYPDVLQVRDGVLRSIGTRRQACFSSPNYRKAVIKVVTKMAQALGNHPAVIGWQIDNEIGHEGSDIDHSETSLKTFRLWLKAKYKTIQNLNDTWGNIFWGVIFNDWNEIPLPGPHVSAGYNPSMIQDFYRFHSDTIVDFVKLQSDIVRKFSPNRKLTTNLYPSPFLPVIDMSELFTHLDYVSWDNYPTWGDQEEPFPHPFISAMHQYNRGLKDLPFTVMEQISGFQGHDTLGYLPAPGQVQLWMKQAIVQGAEQIIFFRYRTARFGQEQLCYGILDHDKSLTDRYLELQRGISEILPEANDFASEHFPADVAVLHDIENARNFKHQPISSGLKHSPVPFAQVGYDIEMATWFAGLNILNVNTHFLPVSKTDFSKYKVLVLPLYAMVNDSIVKKLEQFVREGGILILGYRAGLKDKNSWMLDSQVPGPFSEMAGVKVRKFEAVGNRNVNFRFRVLPGTCSKICEILEPTTAKVWARYSDNKKFYKGKPVITCNRFGKGSVVYVGASLSPISFMLLYRRTLRMAGIPFTFYGPTIERSFRKGKSENYEIFINHSGKKTFAGFKLLKPYEVRILPKKKK; from the coding sequence ATGATTTTCGGAGCGGATTATTATCCTGAACAATGGACTCCTAAAGATTGGGAAGAAGATATTCGTATTATGAAGGGCATGGGACTGAGCAGAGTTCGTCTCGCAGAGTTTTCTTGGGCCTTAGTCGAACCGAAAGAAGGCAAGTTCGATTTTTCTTTTTGGAAGAAGATGTTGGATCTCTTTCAAAAACATAAAATGGATGTGATCCTGGGTACCCCTACGGCCACATTCCCTCCTTGGCTTGCTAAAAAATATCCTGACGTTCTGCAAGTTCGAGATGGAGTTTTAAGAAGTATAGGTACAAGAAGACAGGCATGTTTTTCTTCTCCGAATTATCGAAAAGCTGTGATTAAAGTCGTGACTAAGATGGCCCAAGCCTTAGGAAATCATCCAGCAGTGATCGGCTGGCAGATAGACAATGAGATCGGCCACGAAGGATCGGACATCGATCATTCTGAAACTTCTCTCAAAACATTTCGTCTTTGGCTGAAGGCTAAATACAAAACGATCCAGAATCTGAACGATACTTGGGGAAATATTTTTTGGGGAGTGATCTTCAATGATTGGAATGAAATACCTCTACCAGGTCCTCATGTGAGTGCAGGTTATAATCCTTCTATGATCCAAGACTTCTACAGATTCCATTCGGATACGATCGTGGATTTTGTAAAACTGCAATCTGATATTGTTCGAAAGTTTTCTCCGAATCGGAAACTCACTACGAATTTATATCCGAGTCCCTTTCTTCCTGTAATCGATATGAGCGAATTATTCACTCATTTAGATTACGTATCTTGGGATAATTATCCGACATGGGGAGACCAAGAAGAACCTTTTCCTCATCCATTTATCTCCGCAATGCATCAGTACAATCGAGGTCTGAAAGATCTTCCGTTTACTGTGATGGAACAAATTTCAGGATTCCAAGGACACGATACGTTGGGATATCTTCCAGCACCCGGACAAGTACAGCTTTGGATGAAACAAGCGATCGTTCAGGGTGCGGAACAAATTATATTTTTCCGATATCGAACGGCAAGATTCGGACAAGAACAACTCTGTTACGGGATCTTAGATCACGATAAATCTCTCACGGACAGATACTTGGAATTACAAAGAGGGATATCGGAGATCTTACCGGAAGCGAATGACTTTGCTTCGGAACATTTTCCTGCAGATGTTGCCGTCCTTCATGATATAGAGAATGCGAGAAATTTCAAACACCAACCCATCTCTTCCGGTTTAAAACACAGTCCCGTTCCATTCGCACAAGTCGGCTACGATATAGAGATGGCAACTTGGTTTGCAGGCCTGAACATTCTGAATGTAAACACACATTTTTTGCCCGTCTCCAAAACAGACTTTTCCAAGTACAAGGTTTTGGTACTTCCACTGTATGCTATGGTCAATGACTCGATTGTGAAAAAATTAGAACAATTCGTTAGAGAAGGAGGTATTCTAATTTTAGGGTATAGAGCAGGTCTCAAGGACAAAAATTCCTGGATGTTGGATTCTCAAGTGCCTGGTCCATTTTCTGAAATGGCGGGAGTCAAAGTAAGAAAGTTCGAAGCGGTAGGGAATCGAAACGTAAACTTCCGATTCAGAGTTTTACCGGGAACCTGCTCGAAAATTTGTGAGATCCTGGAACCTACAACGGCCAAAGTTTGGGCAAGATATTCCGACAATAAGAAATTTTATAAAGGAAAACCTGTCATAACTTGTAATCGATTCGGAAAAGGATCTGTCGTATACGTTGGAGCGAGTCTGAGCCCGATCTCGTTTATGCTCTTGTACAGAAGAACTTTAAGGATGGCGGGCATCCCTTTTACTTTTTACGGCCCTACCATCGAGCGTAGTTTTAGAAAGGGTAAGTCCGAAAACTACGAAATTTTTATCAATCATTCCGGTAAGAAAACTTTTGCCGGTTTCAAGTTACTCAAACCGTACGAGGTAAGGATCCTGCCGAAAAAGAAAAAATGA
- a CDS encoding Hsp33 family molecular chaperone HslO, which produces MENNDIYHYGILPDVHFRFSSAEISYAVTAASNLHGFDDAGTELLARTMLAAFFLADLVKEDTKVSVQIRFYDDSEIHSVLAYSTRNGRLKATLRHRPEEDIESGQISEENLGILKVFRWKDGECIYQSIVPFRNQSFETNIENYLRDSEQVPSFLVAYVKLEGLHWRIKGLFLQALPEARPEHIDAVRELAGKLEEEKSKVFEGTVSQALEILQSSWNTKFEILETGRPEYRCDCSEEKIKELIQNLGKEEAMDIAEEQGQIEVTCEFCNSIYRFPKAQVLELF; this is translated from the coding sequence ATGGAAAACAACGATATATACCATTATGGGATTCTTCCCGACGTTCACTTTCGTTTTTCCTCGGCCGAAATTTCTTACGCAGTAACTGCGGCGTCTAACTTACACGGTTTCGATGACGCAGGAACGGAACTTCTGGCAAGGACGATGCTTGCCGCATTCTTCTTAGCGGATCTAGTAAAAGAAGATACAAAGGTAAGCGTTCAGATCCGTTTTTATGACGATTCGGAGATTCATTCGGTCTTAGCTTATAGTACTCGTAATGGAAGACTTAAGGCAACTTTAAGACATCGACCCGAAGAAGATATAGAATCAGGACAGATCTCAGAGGAAAATTTAGGAATTTTGAAAGTATTCCGTTGGAAAGACGGAGAATGTATTTATCAGTCTATCGTACCTTTTAGAAACCAAAGTTTCGAAACGAATATCGAAAACTACCTGAGAGATTCGGAGCAAGTTCCTTCCTTTTTAGTGGCTTACGTTAAATTGGAAGGTTTGCATTGGAGGATCAAAGGTCTGTTCTTACAAGCATTGCCGGAAGCAAGACCGGAACATATAGATGCAGTTAGAGAATTAGCCGGAAAACTAGAAGAGGAAAAATCCAAAGTTTTCGAAGGAACCGTTTCCCAAGCTTTAGAAATTCTGCAATCTTCTTGGAATACGAAGTTCGAGATACTGGAAACAGGAAGACCGGAATACAGATGTGATTGTTCCGAAGAGAAGATCAAGGAACTCATACAAAATTTAGGAAAAGAAGAAGCAATGGACATTGCAGAAGAGCAAGGACAGATCGAAGTCACCTGCGAATTTTGTAATTCCATCTATAGATTTCCGAAGGCACAGGTCTTAGAGTTATTTTAG
- the tsaE gene encoding tRNA (adenosine(37)-N6)-threonylcarbamoyltransferase complex ATPase subunit type 1 TsaE: MSGRFENLTLDSIDIPVTKLAGILAVVWKEGKFPLLLLSGKMGSGKTTFVSKLVKALLDQLKPGLDKSKLFVNSPTYTLMNEYPFLEIRNQFGDPLEIFHFDLYRIGSSEEIPDLGFEEYWNGKGISLIEWWEKAEPEFNDRKFRIKINLEEADEDTRNLQITFLGEEWRRPDLQIEPFLKSEKIL; the protein is encoded by the coding sequence ATGTCAGGACGGTTTGAAAATCTTACCTTAGATTCTATAGACATCCCTGTCACAAAACTTGCAGGGATTCTAGCCGTTGTCTGGAAGGAGGGAAAATTTCCCCTCCTTCTTCTTTCCGGAAAAATGGGCTCGGGAAAAACCACATTCGTTTCTAAACTTGTAAAAGCTCTGTTGGATCAACTGAAGCCCGGATTGGATAAATCCAAATTATTCGTTAATTCTCCTACTTACACCTTGATGAATGAGTATCCTTTTCTCGAGATCCGAAATCAATTCGGAGATCCATTGGAGATCTTTCATTTTGATCTGTATCGGATCGGTTCTTCGGAGGAGATCCCAGATCTGGGCTTTGAAGAATATTGGAACGGCAAGGGAATTTCTCTGATAGAATGGTGGGAAAAAGCAGAACCCGAATTTAATGATAGAAAGTTCCGCATTAAAATAAATTTGGAAGAAGCGGACGAGGATACCAGAAATCTGCAGATTACGTTTTTAGGAGAAGAATGGAGAAGGCCCGATCTGCAAATCGAGCCCTTCCTGAAATCGGAGAAAATTTTATGA
- the tsaB gene encoding tRNA (adenosine(37)-N6)-threonylcarbamoyltransferase complex dimerization subunit type 1 TsaB has protein sequence MTKILFFDATNSWILAGCYLKTEDGKLEKVSEYRELHNRESSLLLIKEISHCLKVSNWEKPDIIVTTTGPGSFTGIRISVATARNFSQIWNVPVLGIDSLELYTCQYYAESESSVCVGIEAKQGKIYFGLRDSRGYWGTLDIAPDLIPETIPEDRIGSYLTGIKFSDSPEFFAGTNMKENLPSPEASLLEKSGDIKKALSKPEDHSYLHLVPNYLRGTYADDKPKVYYT, from the coding sequence ATGACAAAAATATTATTCTTCGATGCGACTAACTCTTGGATCTTAGCGGGTTGTTATCTTAAAACCGAAGATGGCAAACTCGAAAAAGTTTCCGAATACAGAGAATTACATAACAGGGAATCTTCTCTCTTGCTTATTAAAGAAATTTCCCATTGTTTGAAGGTATCTAATTGGGAAAAACCTGATATAATAGTTACCACTACCGGTCCCGGATCATTCACGGGGATTAGGATCTCAGTGGCAACAGCACGTAACTTTTCGCAAATCTGGAATGTTCCGGTTTTGGGAATCGATAGTTTAGAATTGTACACCTGCCAGTATTATGCGGAATCGGAATCTTCCGTTTGTGTAGGAATAGAAGCGAAACAAGGAAAAATTTATTTCGGTCTAAGAGACTCCAGAGGTTATTGGGGCACCTTGGACATTGCTCCGGATCTGATCCCGGAAACCATCCCGGAAGATAGGATAGGCTCTTATCTTACCGGAATTAAGTTCAGTGACTCTCCCGAATTTTTTGCGGGAACAAATATGAAAGAGAATCTTCCTTCGCCGGAAGCGAGTTTGTTGGAGAAGTCCGGTGATATCAAAAAGGCGTTATCGAAGCCGGAAGATCATTCGTATTTGCATTTGGTTCCGAATTATCTGAGAGGAACGTACGCTGATGATAAGCCTAAGGTATATTATACATGA